In one window of Maribacter sp. BPC-D8 DNA:
- the fabD gene encoding ACP S-malonyltransferase, which translates to MNAYVFPGQGAQFVGMGLDLYEKYPIAKELFLKANDILGFEITEVMFRGTAEGLKETKVTQPAIFLHSVILSKVMGDSFKPDMVAGHSLGEFSALVANNTLSFEDGLKLVSQRALAMQKACELKPSTMAAVLGLEDAVVEKVCAEISGIVVAANYNCPGQLVISGEVSAVEEACEKLKEAGARRALMLPVGGAFHSPFMEPAREELAAAIANTTFSTPSCPIYQNVPTTAVNSADEIKKNLMLQLTAPVKWTQSVQQMVKDGATVFTEIGPGKVLQGLVRKIEPSVTTQAPELTD; encoded by the coding sequence ATGAACGCGTATGTTTTTCCTGGGCAAGGTGCTCAATTTGTCGGAATGGGTTTAGATCTATATGAAAAATACCCTATTGCAAAAGAGTTGTTTCTTAAAGCAAACGATATACTAGGCTTTGAGATTACTGAGGTAATGTTCAGAGGTACTGCCGAAGGATTAAAAGAAACTAAGGTAACTCAACCAGCTATATTTCTTCATTCTGTTATTCTAAGTAAAGTGATGGGAGATTCATTTAAACCAGATATGGTTGCGGGTCATTCTTTAGGTGAGTTCTCTGCCTTGGTAGCAAATAATACCTTAAGTTTTGAAGACGGATTAAAATTAGTTTCGCAACGAGCTTTGGCAATGCAAAAGGCATGTGAACTTAAACCATCGACAATGGCTGCCGTTTTAGGTTTGGAAGATGCTGTTGTAGAAAAAGTATGTGCAGAAATTTCAGGCATTGTTGTTGCTGCAAATTATAACTGTCCGGGTCAATTGGTAATTTCTGGAGAAGTATCTGCAGTAGAAGAAGCCTGTGAAAAATTAAAAGAAGCGGGAGCTAGACGTGCTTTAATGCTACCTGTTGGTGGCGCTTTTCATTCTCCATTTATGGAGCCTGCTAGAGAAGAATTAGCTGCGGCAATAGCTAATACTACATTTTCTACGCCTAGTTGCCCTATATACCAAAATGTGCCTACCACTGCGGTAAATAGTGCAGATGAAATTAAAAAGAATTTAATGCTGCAATTGACTGCGCCAGTAAAATGGACGCAAAGTGTTCAGCAAATGGTAAAAGATGGTGCTACGGTTTTTACTGAAATAGGTCCTGGTAAGGTATTACAAGGGTTGGTAAGAAAAATTGAACCTTCTGTAACTACACAAGCTCCAGAGTTAACAGACTAA
- a CDS encoding gamma carbonic anhydrase family protein, with the protein MIKAVRGKEPVIGEDCFIAENATIVGEVTMGKQCSVWFNAVLRGDVHFIKMGDKVNVQDGAVIHCTYLKSPTTIGNNVSIGHNALVHGCTIHDNVLIGMGSIIMDDCVVESNSIIAAGAVLTKGTHVPSGSIFAGMPAKKIKDISPELSSGEINRIAEAYTMYSGWFKE; encoded by the coding sequence ATGATAAAAGCTGTTAGAGGTAAAGAACCCGTTATAGGTGAAGATTGTTTTATTGCAGAAAATGCAACCATAGTAGGTGAAGTAACTATGGGTAAGCAATGTAGTGTGTGGTTTAATGCAGTATTACGTGGTGATGTTCATTTTATTAAAATGGGCGATAAGGTTAATGTTCAAGATGGTGCCGTAATTCATTGTACCTATTTAAAATCTCCTACCACAATCGGTAATAATGTTTCTATTGGGCATAATGCTCTTGTTCATGGGTGTACCATACATGATAATGTGCTAATTGGTATGGGTAGTATTATTATGGATGATTGTGTAGTAGAAAGTAATAGTATTATTGCTGCCGGAGCTGTACTGACAAAAGGGACGCATGTGCCATCTGGGAGTATTTTTGCAGGTATGCCCGCAAAGAAAATAAAAGATATTAGTCCCGAATTAAGTTCTGGTGAAATCAATAGAATTGCCGAAGCTTATACCATGTATTCTGGCTGGTTTAAAGAATAG
- a CDS encoding LytR/AlgR family response regulator transcription factor, whose amino-acid sequence MSLNAILVEDEANSREILRNYIAKYCQSVNLLGEASSIKEALVLIESNDLDLVFLDVEMPFGNAFDLLDQLPDRTFETVFVTAYDHYAKDALNNHAAYYLTKPINIDELVNAVEYVEGVREKEASLEGEVLSTKSNGVEGKLTLPQQDGFQVLNIAEILYCKADDNYTEIYLLNKKILVSKTLKYFEDALTDYPFARVHKSFLVNVNEVVKYRKGKGGSVVMSNGKELMVSASKKKDFLSYFN is encoded by the coding sequence ATGAGCTTAAACGCAATTTTAGTAGAAGATGAGGCAAATAGTAGAGAGATATTAAGAAATTATATTGCTAAATATTGCCAAAGTGTAAACTTGTTAGGCGAGGCTTCATCAATTAAAGAAGCCTTGGTCTTAATTGAGAGTAACGACTTAGATCTGGTATTTTTAGATGTAGAGATGCCTTTTGGTAATGCTTTTGATTTATTGGATCAATTACCAGATAGAACTTTTGAAACTGTTTTTGTTACTGCCTATGATCATTATGCAAAAGATGCATTAAATAATCATGCCGCATATTATTTGACAAAACCTATCAATATAGATGAGTTGGTAAATGCAGTTGAATATGTAGAAGGTGTTCGTGAAAAAGAAGCAAGTTTAGAGGGTGAGGTTTTAAGCACAAAATCGAACGGAGTAGAAGGGAAGTTAACATTGCCACAGCAAGACGGATTTCAAGTATTAAATATTGCCGAAATACTGTATTGCAAGGCAGATGATAATTATACCGAAATCTACTTGTTGAATAAGAAGATTTTGGTCAGCAAAACATTGAAATATTTTGAAGATGCATTAACGGATTATCCATTTGCACGAGTACATAAATCTTTTTTAGTAAATGTAAATGAGGTGGTAAAGTACAGAAAAGGCAAAGGTGGTAGTGTGGTAATGTCCAACGGAAAAGAATTGATGGTTTCCGCATCAAAAAAGAAAGATTTTCTATCCTATTTTAATTAA
- a CDS encoding histidine kinase: MKNYSVYIVICFLLGWSALHSQRQNDALRFTLEGRVEVRNTGKPISGVSISNDMGDFVITNALGEFEIRTRIGDQLVIEHDDIETLRYDVQKNDDVLILVEDLESSPISSRSKSLPDIAVKHQQLLDSAEEYKAQDIERSIDLVAQSISILGKRGRKKELARSLSKLGEIYQYHKQLDLAIDNYEDALENNKTISTSLLLAKAYNLTNRFDESLGLLNPLLEIKSMPPHQSVVLYELLGDAKKGNGRTQEALDLYNRGLLIADKNQITSKMIDLNSKIGDTYSLGNQNMEAEAYYDSSLELASQSAPKRALQEKEKVADFYNTKNRFNEEITMRKSSLQELKKLNSPNAGVKKLELGDTITSQRINYKIANAYISQDKYNEAIPFLEKSIVEADSDDDLVVQKDATRKLSEVYKVKGDFTKALDTYQAYVALVDSLYVRKEQEISRATRFNREIANAENRLTGLEQERELSQSKYDLALTEQELVKESNKRQQLVIYSLIFGLLLTLLAAFFFYRSNQQQKLANNLLALKSLRSQMNPHFIFNALNSVNNFISKSDERSANRYLSDFSKLMRSVLENSEEDFIPLEKELQQLELYIKLEHSRFEDKFDYQIAVDENVQVNKFQIPPMLLQPYIENAIWHGLRYREEKGELLVTVKENSADSIIISITDNGIGRKKSAEIKTQNQRKQKSKGMGIIKKRVAILNDMYTDKVAIKISDLQSDGSGTKVLFILKREK; the protein is encoded by the coding sequence ATGAAAAATTATAGTGTCTATATCGTAATATGTTTTCTTTTAGGATGGAGCGCACTTCATTCTCAAAGGCAAAACGATGCCCTAAGATTTACTTTAGAGGGTAGGGTAGAAGTTAGAAATACTGGAAAACCAATATCGGGTGTTTCTATTTCTAATGATATGGGAGACTTTGTGATTACTAATGCATTAGGGGAGTTTGAGATTAGAACTAGAATTGGTGATCAGCTAGTAATAGAACATGATGATATTGAAACCCTACGGTACGATGTACAGAAGAATGATGATGTTTTAATTTTAGTTGAAGATCTTGAATCTTCACCAATTAGCAGTCGATCTAAATCATTACCTGATATAGCTGTCAAACATCAGCAGTTATTAGATTCGGCAGAAGAGTATAAAGCTCAAGATATTGAAAGAAGTATTGACTTAGTAGCACAATCAATTTCAATTTTAGGTAAACGAGGGCGAAAGAAAGAGCTGGCAAGGTCACTTTCTAAACTCGGTGAAATCTATCAATATCACAAACAATTAGATCTGGCTATTGATAATTACGAAGATGCTTTAGAAAATAATAAGACGATTTCTACTTCTTTGCTACTAGCTAAGGCATATAACTTAACGAATAGATTTGACGAAAGCTTAGGGTTATTGAATCCGTTATTAGAAATTAAGTCTATGCCACCGCACCAAAGTGTAGTACTTTATGAATTGTTAGGTGATGCTAAAAAAGGAAATGGTAGAACACAAGAAGCTTTAGACTTGTATAATAGAGGGTTGTTGATTGCCGATAAGAATCAGATTACATCAAAAATGATTGATCTAAATTCTAAAATAGGTGATACCTATTCTTTAGGAAATCAGAATATGGAGGCTGAAGCTTATTATGATAGTTCGTTAGAACTTGCAAGTCAATCAGCACCTAAAAGAGCGTTGCAAGAGAAAGAAAAGGTTGCAGATTTTTATAACACCAAAAATAGATTCAACGAAGAGATTACTATGCGTAAAAGTAGTCTTCAAGAATTAAAAAAGCTTAATTCGCCCAACGCAGGTGTAAAGAAATTAGAATTAGGCGACACCATTACATCACAGCGTATTAACTATAAAATTGCGAATGCGTATATCTCTCAAGATAAGTACAACGAGGCTATTCCTTTTTTAGAGAAAAGTATTGTTGAAGCAGATTCAGATGATGATTTAGTGGTTCAGAAAGATGCTACTAGAAAGTTGTCTGAAGTGTATAAGGTAAAAGGTGATTTTACCAAGGCATTAGATACTTACCAAGCATATGTGGCTTTAGTAGATTCATTATATGTACGTAAAGAACAAGAAATTTCTAGAGCTACCAGATTTAATCGTGAAATTGCAAATGCAGAAAACCGACTTACAGGTTTAGAGCAAGAAAGAGAACTTTCGCAAAGTAAATATGATCTTGCGCTTACAGAGCAGGAGTTGGTGAAAGAAAGTAATAAGCGACAGCAACTGGTAATTTATTCGCTCATATTCGGACTCCTATTAACCTTGCTGGCGGCTTTTTTCTTTTATCGAAGTAACCAACAACAAAAACTGGCAAATAACTTATTGGCATTGAAATCGTTGCGGTCGCAGATGAATCCGCATTTTATTTTTAATGCGTTGAATTCGGTAAATAACTTCATTTCAAAAAGCGATGAACGTAGCGCAAATAGATATTTAAGCGATTTCTCAAAGTTGATGCGCTCTGTATTAGAAAATTCTGAGGAAGATTTTATTCCGTTGGAAAAAGAATTGCAGCAGTTAGAACTTTATATAAAACTAGAGCATTCTAGATTCGAAGATAAATTTGATTACCAGATAGCTGTTGATGAGAATGTACAGGTTAATAAGTTTCAAATTCCACCAATGTTGTTGCAGCCATATATTGAAAATGCTATTTGGCACGGATTAAGATATAGAGAAGAAAAGGGTGAATTGTTGGTGACTGTTAAAGAGAATAGTGCAGATTCTATTATAATCAGTATTACTGATAACGGTATTGGACGAAAGAAATCTGCAGAAATTAAAACTCAAAATCAGCGAAAACAAAAGTCGAAAGGAATGGGCATCATTAAAAAACGAGTTGCTATTTTAAACGATATGTATACTGATAAGGTAGCTATCAAAATTTCAGATTTACAGTCGGATGGTTCAGGAACTAAAGTCCTATTCATTTTAAAAAGAGAAAAATGA
- a CDS encoding VWA domain-containing protein: MKTIKQLGSFGIALLTLTTIFACNTNNKKKPIELIAQATETIEPIEPIEPKETNTVQIALLLDTSNSMDGLINQAKSQLWDIVNEFSYAKCGNDTRPNLQIALYQYGNDNLSANEGYIQQVLGFSSDLDEISEKLFSLTTNGGEEYCGKVLQTSLHQLPWNKNPDLLRMIFIAGNEPFNQGRYNYRTALANANEKDVVVNTIFCGNYELGINTDWKNGASLTGGEYMAIDHNKEVVHINTPYDDIIIKLNSRLNTTYVSYGSMGKSKYIAQEVQDNNALEMEEAVAVKRAVSKSSRLYNNKKWDLVDAYDDAEFEISSVENDELPEELQGKNEKEIKKYVDDKKNEREEIQKEIQEYNRKRLAYISGHQKDEKSGELENAMIKAIKKQAKTKNYSWE; this comes from the coding sequence ATGAAAACGATTAAGCAACTTGGATCATTCGGCATAGCACTTCTTACTTTAACTACCATATTCGCATGTAATACTAACAATAAGAAAAAACCTATTGAATTGATTGCCCAGGCTACAGAAACAATTGAACCAATTGAACCAATTGAACCTAAGGAAACGAACACGGTTCAAATAGCCCTGTTATTAGATACTAGCAATAGTATGGACGGACTAATAAACCAAGCAAAATCTCAGCTTTGGGATATTGTAAATGAGTTTAGTTATGCAAAATGCGGTAATGACACCAGACCTAATTTACAAATTGCATTATACCAATATGGCAATGATAATCTTTCTGCTAACGAAGGATATATTCAGCAAGTATTAGGTTTTAGTAGCGATTTAGACGAGATTTCAGAAAAGCTATTTTCTTTAACTACCAATGGTGGTGAAGAATACTGTGGTAAAGTACTGCAAACATCTTTACACCAATTACCATGGAATAAGAATCCGGATTTACTGCGAATGATTTTCATAGCCGGCAACGAACCTTTCAATCAAGGTAGATATAACTACAGAACTGCATTAGCAAATGCCAATGAGAAAGATGTGGTTGTAAATACTATTTTCTGCGGAAATTATGAATTGGGAATAAATACCGACTGGAAAAATGGAGCATCGTTAACGGGTGGAGAATATATGGCTATAGACCACAATAAAGAAGTAGTACATATCAACACACCTTATGACGATATCATTATAAAACTGAATTCAAGATTGAATACTACGTACGTTTCTTATGGGTCTATGGGTAAATCAAAATATATAGCACAAGAAGTACAAGACAATAATGCATTAGAGATGGAAGAAGCCGTTGCCGTGAAAAGAGCGGTGAGCAAAAGTTCTAGACTTTACAATAATAAAAAATGGGATTTGGTTGACGCCTACGATGATGCCGAATTCGAAATAAGTTCTGTGGAAAACGATGAGTTACCAGAAGAGCTACAAGGCAAAAATGAAAAAGAGATAAAAAAGTATGTAGATGACAAAAAGAATGAAAGAGAAGAAATTCAAAAAGAGATACAAGAATATAACAGGAAACGACTAGCTTATATTTCTGGACATCAAAAAGATGAAAAATCAGGAGAGCTTGAAAACGCTATGATTAAAGCAATAAAAAAGCAAGCCAAAACGAAAAATTACAGTTGGGAATAA
- a CDS encoding type IX secretion system membrane protein PorP/SprF, producing the protein MKYHLLLLFTVLMIGLKSNAQEGIPVYFDYLSDNYYLVFPSMAGIGQGGKIRATARKQWFDVDDAPSLQTINAHFRLGDSPSGIGAIIFNDANGYHSQTGLKLTYAHHLRMGGDDVRQLNQLSFGLSATILQSSLDETEFRSVTPDPAVSGIKLSSSYTNVDIGISYNYQEFYTHFAVTNALTGSKRNLYYRDRQDNPEELVIDNIRRFLVSTGYVFGRSEWQFEPSILFQMTEFTKEKSLDINAKVYKDVDFGRVWGGLSYRRSFDGAQFQDGASFGEQRLQLVTPIVGANFKNFMVSYNYSYQIGDIRFDNGGFHQITLGYDFGQKERKYDCYCPAAN; encoded by the coding sequence ATGAAATACCACTTACTTCTATTGTTTACCGTACTTATGATTGGATTGAAATCTAATGCGCAAGAAGGTATTCCAGTATATTTTGATTATTTATCTGACAACTATTATTTAGTTTTTCCTTCAATGGCCGGTATTGGTCAGGGAGGTAAGATTAGAGCCACTGCAAGAAAACAATGGTTCGATGTCGATGATGCACCAAGTTTACAGACGATAAATGCTCATTTTAGATTAGGTGATTCCCCTAGTGGTATTGGTGCAATCATATTTAATGATGCTAATGGCTATCATTCTCAAACAGGATTAAAATTAACATATGCTCACCATTTAAGAATGGGCGGCGATGATGTAAGGCAGTTGAATCAACTTTCTTTCGGATTAAGCGCAACCATTTTACAAAGCAGTTTAGATGAAACTGAATTTAGGTCTGTTACACCAGACCCTGCGGTTTCAGGTATAAAATTAAGTTCGTCTTACACTAATGTTGATATCGGTATTTCATATAACTATCAAGAATTTTATACGCATTTTGCAGTTACTAATGCATTAACGGGTAGTAAGAGAAATTTATATTATAGAGATAGGCAAGATAACCCTGAAGAGTTGGTTATTGATAATATTAGACGTTTTTTAGTTTCTACGGGTTATGTTTTTGGAAGAAGTGAATGGCAGTTTGAACCATCTATCTTATTTCAAATGACTGAATTTACTAAAGAGAAAAGTTTAGATATAAATGCTAAGGTTTATAAAGATGTAGATTTTGGTCGTGTTTGGGGCGGACTCTCATATAGAAGAAGTTTTGATGGAGCACAATTTCAAGATGGAGCTTCTTTTGGTGAACAACGTTTGCAATTGGTTACTCCGATTGTTGGTGCTAATTTCAAAAACTTTATGGTCTCTTATAACTATTCTTATCAAATTGGAGATATCCGTTTTGATAATGGTGGGTTTCATCAAATTACCTTAGGTTATGATTTCGGTCAAAAAGAACGTAAGTACGATTGTTACTGCCCAGCAGCAAATTAA
- a CDS encoding NifU family protein, with product MKEYSITVVKTNNPNILKFETNHILVQRKNYEFKNIDDAKNSPLAQQLFHLPFIKTVYISGDFIGLERYDIVQWEDVKDEVAQQLVEYLNAGEPIVIEEDMDKPVPVTVYAEVTPNPSTMKFVASKKIVASAFEFKNIDEARDSKLAMELFQFPYVKQVFIDENYVSVSKYEVAEWDDINIELREVIRNFIADGKEIVADNAKAIGVEAQVSETVSAESTIDLDETSQEIVDILEEYVKPAVASDGGNIMFQSYDAETKTVNVILQGACSGCPSSTFTLKNGIETMLKNMMGDKVNEVVALNG from the coding sequence ATGAAAGAGTATTCAATTACGGTCGTTAAGACCAATAACCCAAATATATTAAAGTTCGAAACTAATCACATATTAGTTCAACGAAAAAATTACGAATTCAAGAATATTGATGATGCCAAAAACTCACCTTTAGCTCAGCAATTATTCCATTTACCGTTTATAAAAACGGTATACATTTCTGGTGATTTCATCGGATTAGAACGTTATGATATTGTTCAGTGGGAAGATGTAAAAGATGAAGTTGCACAACAGCTAGTTGAGTATTTAAATGCAGGAGAACCCATAGTCATTGAAGAAGACATGGACAAACCTGTACCGGTAACTGTTTATGCTGAGGTGACACCCAACCCATCTACAATGAAGTTTGTGGCTAGCAAGAAAATTGTAGCATCGGCATTCGAATTCAAGAACATTGATGAAGCAAGAGATTCTAAGTTGGCTATGGAGCTATTTCAGTTTCCGTACGTAAAACAAGTGTTTATTGACGAGAACTATGTTTCTGTTTCTAAGTATGAAGTTGCAGAATGGGACGATATTAATATTGAACTGCGCGAAGTAATTAGAAATTTCATTGCCGACGGCAAAGAAATTGTTGCCGATAATGCAAAAGCAATTGGTGTAGAAGCGCAAGTATCTGAAACTGTATCTGCAGAAAGCACTATCGATCTTGATGAAACCTCTCAAGAAATAGTTGATATTTTAGAAGAATATGTAAAACCAGCCGTTGCGAGTGATGGTGGTAATATTATGTTTCAATCATACGATGCAGAAACCAAAACGGTTAATGTAATTTTACAAGGGGCATGTAGTGGTTGCCCATCATCAACTTTTACCTTGAAAAACGGTATTGAAACGATGCTAAAAAATATGATGGGAGACAAAGTAAATGAGGTAGTTGCGCTTAACGGTTAA
- a CDS encoding dodecin family protein gives MAVLKVIEILANSDNGWEDAAKKAVSEASKSVKNIKSVYINEQSATVEDGKIKNYRVNVKITFEVK, from the coding sequence ATGGCAGTTTTAAAAGTAATCGAAATATTAGCAAATTCTGACAACGGATGGGAAGACGCAGCGAAAAAAGCAGTTTCTGAAGCATCTAAATCAGTAAAGAATATTAAGTCGGTTTACATCAACGAGCAAAGTGCTACTGTTGAAGACGGAAAAATCAAAAATTACAGAGTAAATGTGAAAATCACTTTTGAAGTGAAATAA
- a CDS encoding thioredoxin domain-containing protein yields MPTPQKHTNNLIKESSPYLLQHAHNPVNWEAWNDEVLKQAKEEQKLILISIGYAACHWCHVMEHECFEDEEVAKTMNAHFINIKVDREERPDIDHIYMDALQMMTGSGGWPLNILALPDGRPFWGATFVKKQEWIQVLNQLQQLYVDDPNKIIGYAENMATGLKEINAITKNENQDLMEASEIDLMVSDWAKYFDTFLGGYKRAPKFMMPTNLNFLQYYSHAKEDNTVNEYVNTTLTRMAWGGIFDHVGGGFSRYSVDTKWHVPHFEKMLYDNGLLISLYANAYANTKNELYKSVVEKSITFIEEELLDKSHGFYSSLDADSLTDDNKLVEGAFYVWQEDQLKELLKDDYPVFADYFSVNSYGYWEDDNYVLIRDSEALAIAMNHSITKVELQQIISKCLSLLKIERAKRNKPRLDDKILTSWNGLTLKGLTDAYRYLEDDKYLSLAINNANFILKHMTTEDGGLYRNFKNGKSTIHGFLEDYASIIDAFIGLYEVSFDEKWLDYSLELTKYVIKNFSDTDTGLFFFTSNNEDNLIRKTLEVADNVIPSSNSMMAHNLHKLSKYFPEDNFDIRLHQMMKTMKSSITENPQNHANWLHLAQLMSENFYELVVIGENFELICKTLMKNYLPNAIFAASNAKTSNLPLLMNRYVMNKTLIYVCNHGSCQMPVEEPSKALDLVSSIT; encoded by the coding sequence ATGCCTACCCCACAAAAGCATACTAATAATCTAATTAAAGAAAGCAGTCCATATTTACTGCAGCACGCACATAACCCTGTTAATTGGGAAGCGTGGAATGATGAAGTTTTAAAACAAGCAAAAGAAGAGCAAAAACTAATACTTATTAGTATTGGTTATGCCGCTTGTCATTGGTGTCACGTTATGGAACATGAATGTTTTGAAGATGAAGAAGTTGCCAAAACTATGAATGCCCATTTTATAAATATTAAAGTGGACAGGGAAGAACGACCAGATATTGACCATATTTATATGGATGCATTACAAATGATGACAGGTAGTGGCGGATGGCCTTTAAATATTCTTGCGCTACCCGATGGCAGACCTTTCTGGGGCGCAACCTTCGTTAAAAAACAAGAATGGATACAAGTATTGAATCAACTTCAACAACTTTATGTTGATGACCCTAATAAGATTATTGGGTATGCCGAAAATATGGCAACAGGGTTAAAAGAAATCAATGCTATCACTAAAAATGAAAATCAAGATTTAATGGAGGCTTCTGAAATTGATCTGATGGTTAGTGATTGGGCCAAATACTTCGACACCTTTTTAGGAGGATACAAACGGGCACCAAAATTTATGATGCCTACCAACCTCAACTTTTTACAATACTATTCGCACGCAAAAGAAGACAATACTGTAAATGAATATGTAAACACTACTCTAACAAGAATGGCCTGGGGCGGCATATTTGATCATGTTGGCGGCGGATTCTCTAGATACTCTGTAGACACTAAATGGCATGTACCGCATTTCGAAAAAATGCTATATGATAACGGCTTGTTAATTAGTCTTTACGCAAATGCATATGCTAATACCAAGAATGAGCTCTATAAAAGTGTCGTTGAAAAAAGTATCACTTTCATAGAAGAAGAACTACTAGATAAAAGTCACGGATTTTATTCTTCTTTAGATGCTGATAGTTTAACTGATGATAACAAGTTAGTAGAAGGTGCATTTTATGTTTGGCAAGAAGACCAACTTAAAGAACTGTTAAAAGACGATTACCCTGTTTTTGCTGATTACTTCAGTGTTAACTCTTATGGATATTGGGAAGACGACAACTATGTATTGATTAGAGATTCAGAAGCTTTAGCTATTGCAATGAATCATTCTATTACAAAAGTAGAATTACAACAAATCATCTCTAAATGCCTTTCTTTATTAAAAATTGAAAGGGCGAAAAGAAATAAACCAAGATTAGATGACAAAATTTTAACCTCTTGGAATGGGTTGACATTAAAAGGACTTACAGATGCTTACAGATATTTAGAAGACGATAAGTATTTAAGCCTTGCTATTAATAATGCTAACTTTATTTTAAAGCATATGACCACCGAAGATGGTGGTTTATACCGCAACTTCAAAAATGGAAAAAGCACTATTCATGGTTTTCTAGAAGATTATGCTTCTATTATTGATGCATTCATAGGGCTATATGAAGTTTCATTTGATGAAAAATGGCTTGATTATAGTTTAGAATTAACAAAATATGTGATTAAAAATTTCTCAGATACTGATACGGGACTATTCTTTTTTACATCTAATAACGAAGACAATCTTATTAGAAAGACTCTAGAAGTTGCAGATAATGTTATTCCTTCTTCTAATTCAATGATGGCACATAATCTGCACAAACTCTCCAAGTATTTTCCTGAAGATAATTTTGATATTCGTTTGCATCAAATGATGAAAACTATGAAATCATCTATCACTGAGAATCCGCAAAATCATGCCAATTGGCTTCACTTAGCACAGCTAATGAGTGAGAATTTCTATGAATTGGTCGTTATCGGTGAAAACTTTGAACTCATATGCAAAACCCTCATGAAGAACTATCTACCAAACGCTATATTTGCTGCTTCAAATGCTAAAACTAGCAACTTACCTTTGTTAATGAATAGGTATGTAATGAACAAAACGCTCATCTACGTTTGTAATCACGGTAGCTGTCAAATGCCCGTAGAAGAACCTAGCAAAGCTTTAGATCTCGTTTCATCTATCACTTAA
- a CDS encoding mechanosensitive ion channel family protein, translated as MDKIMNLQEHADNAIAWLWAVLPSVLWAIFLLIAGTYLIRFINKMIRKFFATKDYDLALETFLQSFISIALKIILFVLVITQLGVQTSSLVAILASAGLAIGLALQGSLANFAGGVLILLFKPFRIGDFISAQGVDGTVKEISIFTTKVSTFGNQIAIIPNGQLSNNTITNYNAQDTRRDKIDVGIGYTSNIKEAKEILLAICNEHETIHKTPAPEVYVGELGDSSVNLTLRFWANNTDFWAAHFFVLEEVKYRFDAAGIEIPFPQRVVTQMKS; from the coding sequence ATGGATAAAATAATGAATCTGCAAGAGCATGCAGATAATGCGATAGCCTGGCTATGGGCGGTACTACCAAGTGTATTATGGGCAATATTTTTATTAATTGCCGGCACCTACCTTATACGTTTCATAAATAAAATGATACGTAAATTTTTCGCAACAAAAGACTATGACTTAGCACTAGAAACATTCTTACAGAGCTTTATCAGTATAGCTTTAAAAATAATACTCTTCGTATTGGTAATTACCCAATTAGGAGTACAAACAAGTTCTTTGGTTGCTATTTTAGCATCTGCAGGTTTGGCTATTGGTTTAGCATTACAAGGTTCACTAGCAAATTTCGCTGGTGGAGTTCTAATCTTATTATTTAAACCATTTAGAATAGGAGATTTTATCTCTGCTCAAGGTGTAGACGGTACGGTAAAAGAGATTTCAATATTCACTACCAAAGTAAGCACCTTCGGTAACCAAATTGCGATAATACCAAATGGTCAACTATCTAACAATACAATAACAAATTATAACGCTCAGGATACTAGAAGAGATAAAATTGATGTCGGCATTGGTTATACCTCGAATATAAAAGAAGCTAAAGAAATTCTTTTAGCTATTTGCAATGAGCATGAAACCATACATAAGACTCCAGCACCAGAAGTATATGTAGGTGAATTAGGAGATAGTTCGGTAAACCTGACCTTACGTTTTTGGGCAAACAATACCGATTTTTGGGCTGCGCATTTCTTTGTATTAGAAGAGGTAAAATATCGTTTTGATGCTGCAGGTATTGAAATACCATTCCCACAAAGAGTGGTTACGCAGATGAAAAGTTAA